The Mesoterricola silvestris sequence ACATGGTTCGCCTCCGGTGCTGGTTTCTGCCTACCCTGGAGGTGCCGCCATGTCGAGGAGCCCTCCAGGAGCGGAATCCAGGCCATTATATACACGTGGGATGATCGAACCGATGCAAGAAGCCGCAATGTCACTGGGAAAAGGAATGCTTTTCGCCGCCGTCGCGCTGATGGCCGCCTGCGGCGGGGGCCGGGACCCCCGGCAGTTGGTGGTGGAGCCCGAGGCCCCCGCCGTGCTGGTGGGCGAGACCCTGGCCCTTACCGCCCGCGCCCCGGGCGACGGGGCCGCGGACGCGGAGTGGGAGGTGCAGGAGCCCTACGGGGGCGGCCTCCTCCACAGCCAGGGCTCCCGGGTCACCTACGTGCCTCCCGAGGCCGCCGGCACCTACCACCTGGTGCTGCGGACCCCGGGCCACAAGCAGACCGTGGAGGTCCAGGTGCTGCCCAGCCCCGCGCTGGAGCCCCTCTCGCCGCGCATCGCCCCGGGGTCCTCCGTCACCTTCCGGGTCCGCATGCGCGGCCTCCCCCGGGACACCGCGGTGTGGACCGTGGCCGAGGCGGAGGGCGGCGAGATCACCGCCGACGGCCGGTACACGGCCCCCCGCAGGCCGGGGGTCTACCACGTCACCGCCACCTCCACCTCGGACCCCTCGGCCTCGGCCCGCGCCACGGTCACCGTGGGAGCCGATTGAGGCCGCCCATGGGGGAGCGCCGGACCCGCATCGCGGACCTGGCCCACCACGGCTGGGAGACGGCCCTGGAGGCCCTGGCGGGCTTCCGCGCCAACGCGGACCTGCGCCAGGCCTCCAGCCTCGCCTTCTACAGCCTGCTGGCCCTGATCCCCGCCCTGCTCCTCCTCACCTACCTCCTGGGCCTGATCATCGGCAGTTCCGCCGCGGCCCACCAGCGGGTCACGGACTACCTGGCCCGCATGGTGCCGGACCAGGCCGAGCGGGTCCTGCAGGACGTGGCCGGCCTCACGCGCCATCCCGGCACCGCGGGCTGGCTCAACCTCCTGGTGCTGGCCTGGTCCGTGTCGCCGCTGGTCTCGGCCCTGCGGGAGATCGTCCGGGGCATCTACAAGGAGCGGGAGACCCGCTCCCTGTGGCTGGTCAAGCTCATGGACCTGGCGGGGGGCGTGGCCTCCCTCACGGCCCTGGCGGCCCTGGCGGGGGCGGGGGTCTTCCTGCACTTCCTCAACGCTTCCTTCCTGGGCGCCCGCACCGTGTCCCCGGGCCTCGTCCTGCCCTTCGCGGTGAGCACGGCCCTGGTCATGGGCCTGGTGTCGTTCTACGCCCCCCGGGACGCCCGGCGCGGCCACCTGCTGGCCGGGGCCCTCACCACCACGGTGCTGTGGTTCCTGCTGCGCCCCGCCTTCACCTGGTTCCTCGCCGTGGACCCCACCTACGGCGTGGCCTTCGGTTCGTTCAAGTCCCTCTTCCTCATCGTCATCTGGATCTACGTGTCCATGGCGACCCTGCTCCTGGGCGTGGAGGTGGCCGCGGCCTGCCATCGAGGGGACGCCGTGGCCATCAAGCGGCTCATGGAGGGCCGGGCCCGCCGCGGCTATCCCGGCCACCGGCGCCTGATCCTGGACGCCCCCGGGGGCCACGCCTTCTTCCGGGAGGGCGAGCCCGGCGGGGAGATGTTCTACGTCCTTTCGGGTTCCGTGCGGATCCTCAAGGGGGACCGGGAGATCGCCCGCATCGGCCCGGGCAGCTTCCTGGGGGAGATGACCTTCCTCCTGGGCCTGGACCGCTCCGCCACGGCGATTGCCGCCGAGCCCTGCCAGTGCGTGGTGATCCACGCCCGCAACTTCGCGCAGCTCCTCCGGGAATACCCCGATACGGTGCGGGTGATGCTGGTGGGCATGGCCACGCGCCTGCGCGCGACCAGCGAGAAGTCCGCCGGGAACCCCACGGCGGAGGACGTGGCGGCGCTCAGCTAGGAGCCTGTCCAAGTAATATTCGGCCCCGCGATGGTGGCACCGGCCATGGCAAGACAAGGCCCGCGAGGAGAGCGATTAGGTTAATCGTTCGACGAGCGGAACGCGGGATTGCCGTGGCCGCTGCCACCACCGGAGGCGGCGTCTGGAGGCCCGCCTATCGTGCGCAAGTCCCTTGAAAATATGACCTATATTTCCCGCGGGCCTTGCGCTCGATAATCGGGCCTCCAGACGCCGTCGCGGGGCCGAATATTACTTGGACAGGCTCCTAGGCGTGGCGATGCCCAGCAGCCCGAGGACCGCGGCGAAGGCCTCCGGCACCGGCGCCTTCAGGTCCAGCCGCCTTCCGTCCGCGGGGTGGTCCAGGGACAGCTTCCAGGCGTGGAGCATGGGGTGGGGGCAGGCGAAGTGGCGCTTGTCGGCGTCGAGCCACGCGCTGGCGCCGCCGTACACGGGGTCGCCCAGGATGGGCGCGCCCACGTGGGAGAGGTGCAGGCGGATCTGGTGGGTCCGGCCCGTGAGCAGTTCGCACTCCACCAGGGCGAGGCCGCAGGCCTTGGCCAGGACCTTCACCCGGGTCTGGCTGGGGCGGCCCGCGGCGTTGACGGTCATCTTGAGGCGGTCCACCCGGTGCCGGGCGATGGGCTCGTCCACCAGGAGGCTGCCCACGTCGGGGAGCTTGCGGCTCATGCGCACCACCGCCAGGTAGCGCTTCTCCACGGAGCGTTCCTTGAACTGGGCCTGCAGGGCGGCCTGGGTGGGCTGGTCCTTGGCCATGGCCAGGCAGCCCGT is a genomic window containing:
- a CDS encoding YhjD/YihY/BrkB family envelope integrity protein, which gives rise to MRPPMGERRTRIADLAHHGWETALEALAGFRANADLRQASSLAFYSLLALIPALLLLTYLLGLIIGSSAAAHQRVTDYLARMVPDQAERVLQDVAGLTRHPGTAGWLNLLVLAWSVSPLVSALREIVRGIYKERETRSLWLVKLMDLAGGVASLTALAALAGAGVFLHFLNASFLGARTVSPGLVLPFAVSTALVMGLVSFYAPRDARRGHLLAGALTTTVLWFLLRPAFTWFLAVDPTYGVAFGSFKSLFLIVIWIYVSMATLLLGVEVAAACHRGDAVAIKRLMEGRARRGYPGHRRLILDAPGGHAFFREGEPGGEMFYVLSGSVRILKGDREIARIGPGSFLGEMTFLLGLDRSATAIAAEPCQCVVIHARNFAQLLREYPDTVRVMLVGMATRLRATSEKSAGNPTAEDVAALS
- a CDS encoding RluA family pseudouridine synthase, with translation MSGPVSHFLPAGAPRLDRFLTENHPEIARSRWDAWVRAGNVTVNGVVVTKGGTRVRSGATVETVLPDLVPPALLLEPEAIDLPTLFEDEHLWIIDKPAGMVVHPGPGHAGGTVLNALLGRLRAAVAPVEELPEEGEDEIPAPLWPGLVHRLDRYTTGCLAMAKDQPTQAALQAQFKERSVEKRYLAVVRMSRKLPDVGSLLVDEPIARHRVDRLKMTVNAAGRPSQTRVKVLAKACGLALVECELLTGRTHQIRLHLSHVGAPILGDPVYGGASAWLDADKRHFACPHPMLHAWKLSLDHPADGRRLDLKAPVPEAFAAVLGLLGIATPRSLSK